A stretch of DNA from Candidatus Dechloromonas phosphoritropha:
ACCAGTACCTTGCTGCTAGTGCCGAGGCGGCGATACATGATGTCGCCGTCGTGGTCGATGGCGATGTCGCCGGCGTCCAGTTTGCTGACCTGGTCCGGTGTCAGGGTCCGGTCGAGGCTGATGCGTTCGACGATGCCGAGCCGGTAGGAAAACTTGTCGTCAAGCTGATTGATCTTGCGCTGCCAGTCCCGGCGCGGGGTCCGGTAAAGTTCATCCTCGATCAGCGTGATGGTGCCGCGCATGAAGCGGCGGGCGTAGTCGTCGGTGATGCCGCGCTGTGCGGTGGAGATGATGAAGTCGGCGGTGAAGGCGATGGCGACGAACGAACCCATCGCCAGCAGGTAGAAGTTGAAGAACAGTTTGGATAGGCTGTAGCGCCGGCCCCGCCAGCGTTGTGGCGCGGCGCGAAAGAGCGAGCGGGCGAGGCTCTGGTTTTTTTCTTGCCCGTGGCCGGGCTCAGTTCCAGTCATGCTTGCTGAACAGGTAGCCCTTGCCGCGAACGGTCTTGATGCGCGTCGGATTCTCGGGGTCGTCGTTCAGCTTCTTGCGCAGGCGCGAGATGCGGGCATCGATCGAACGGTCGAGGCCGTCAAAGCCGATGCCGCGCAGTTCCTGCAGCAGGTCGTCGCGCGAGAGCACGTTGCCGGCGTGCGAGGCGAGGAGCCAGAGGAGGTCGAATTCGGCGGTGGTGAGATCGATCGTTTCGCCAGCCAGCGATGCGGTGCGCGTCGCCTGGCTGATCTGGAAATGGCCGAAGACCATCTTTTCGGCCTCGCCGGCGTGGTTTCCGCCGGTCGCTGGCAAGCGGCGCAGCAAGGCCTTGATGCGCGCGAGCAGCACGCGCGGCTGGACCGGCTTGGCGATATAGTCGTCGGCGCCCATCTCGAGTCCGAGAATCTGGTCGAAGTCCTCGTCGCGCGCGGTGAGCATGAGAATGACACCGCGATAGTGCGGGCGCACGGCCCGGCAGACCTCGAACCCATCCTTGCCCGGGAGCATGACGTCGAGGATGACCAGATCCGGCTGCTCGGCCAGGATGCGGGCCTCGGCCCTGTCGCCGCGCGGCTCGATGGTCACCAGCAGATCGTTCTTGGTAAGGTATTCGGCCGTCAGATCGGCCAAGCGTTCGTCGTCTTCGACCAGGAGTATTCGTGTGCTCATCCGCCAATCTTAACGGCGGCCCGCGTCGCGGTCCACCCTGTTGCGGTCGACGCTTTTCGGAGAGCATTTTTCACCGGGCAATCGACTCGTCCCGGTGGCCGCGTGGATACCGTAAAATGTTGCGATTGACTCAATTTCGTGGGGCCGCATGTTATCTGGTGTCTTTGATCTGCCTTGGTGGGGCTACGTACTGGTGGTCCTTGGCATCACGCATGTCACGATCGCTTCCGTGACCATCTTTCTTCACCGCCATCAGGCGCACCGGGCGCTTGACCTGTCGCCGTTGCCGGCGCACTTCTTTCGTTTCTGGCTATGGCTGACGACCGGCATGGGCACCAAGGAGTGGGCGGCGGTTCATCGCAAGCACCACGCCAAGTGCGAAACGCCGGCTGATCCACACAGCCCGCAGGTGCTGGGGATCAACCGCGTGCTGTGGGGCGGCGTTTTCCTCTACGTCAAGGAAGCGGGCAATCCGGAAACCTTGCGCCGATACGGCCACGGCACTCCGGACGACTGGCTGGAACGGCACATCTATATGCCGGGTCAGAAGGCTGGCATCATCCTCATGCTGATAATCGATGTCGTCCTGTTCGGCGCCGTTCCCGGCGCCCTGATATGGGGCGTGCAGATGGTCTGGATTCCCTTCTGGGCGGCCGGCGTCATCAATGGCCTCGGGCACTACTGGGGCTACCGCAATTTCAATTGCGCCGATGCCTCGACTAATATCTTTCCCTTGGGAATCTTGATCGGCGGCGAAGAACTGCACAACAATCACCATTCGTTCGCGACCTCGGCCAAGTTGTCGAACCGCTGGTACGAATTCGATATCGGCTGGATGTATATCCGCATTCTTTCCGCGCTCGGCATGGCCAGGGTGAAGAAACTGGCGCCAGTGCCGAAACTCGTCACGCCGCGCCCGCTGGTCGATGGCAATACGCTGGAAGCGGTCATCAACAATCGCTACGACGTCCTGGCAAGCTATGCCGTATCGATGAAGAAGCTTTACCACGAAGAACTGGCCGGGTTTCAGGACAAAGCCAGCTACAAGGAACTGAAGCGCTGGCTGGAAACCGATGTTGGGCAGATTCCGGAGGACTGGCGCAAGCGCATCGAAGAGATGCTGGCGCGAAGCCAGAATCTCGCCACTTTTTACGCCATGCGCGCGGAACTCACGGCGGTATGGAACCGGACCAACGCCAGTCGCGAGCAGTTGATTACGGATCTTGAGGCCTGGTGCCAGAAGGCAGAGGCGTCCGGCATCCGCCAGTTGCAGGAGATGTCGGTCAGGATGCGCAGCTATGCCTTGGCGTGAGGTGCCCGTCAGGGCATGGTTTGCCGCGCTGGCGCTGGGGGTGTTCGGCCTCGTGGCGGCCGGCATGGAGTTGCAGAACCTGTTAAGCCTGGCACCGTGCCCATTATGCATATTCCAGCGCCTGCTCTACATGGTCATCGGGCTGGTCGCGCTGCTTGGCGTACTGGTGCCTGCGGGAAGGTTGCTCTGGTCCCCGCCGATCGCCGTGCTGGCGGCCGGCGGCGCGGCGGTCGCCGGCTATCAGTCGTGGATGCAGGCCTTCCCGCATCTGGCGACCGAGTGCAGTTACAGCGACCCCAACACCATCGAGCGTCTGGTCGACTGGCTGGGCATGTTATGGCCGTCGTTGTTTCTCGCCACCGGCTTCTGCGCCAGTCGCGACTGGGAGTTCCTCGGGCTGTCGATGGCCAACTGGTCGCTGCTGATGTTCGGCGGCATCGTCGGCTATGCCGCGCTGCTCTTCGTGCGCAAGGATTGACGAAGTGCGGGCTGAAAAAAACCCGCCATAAGGTCTAGCCACTTACTCAACCTGTTGAAAGCCGCCTAATAAGCGAGCACAATACCCCGTAGGGACAACCACTTACGGGGTATTTTTATGGCCGGAAAAATCTCCGGTAGCGTAGTGCCATCCGCTGTTAGCGCGGGGGCCGGCACCGTCCCTATTCCGCCCTCGGCAAAGTCTCGCGTACCTCCGGCGATTGACGGGATACAGGTCAACTTTTGCAAGAACCCGGCCTGTGGCAACTATGGCGTGCCGCCCAAGCCCACCGCTGCAAGGGGAGGTTCGCGGAAGGCTCCACCCGCGGCACCAGAGCCGGGTGCTTACATCGTGTGGGCGGCAGGGGCGGGATACCCTGTGCTGAAGTGCAAGCTCTGTGGTGAGTTCCCGCCTATCAAGAGTAACCTGGGGGTCGCGGAAGAGGTGGCTCGGCAGGGGCATACCTCCATGCCCCTGCCGAGCCCTGCTGCCCTCACCCAGCTTGCTTGAACAACGGTGTAGGCATTTCCGCCGGCACAGCGTATTACTACGCATTTGGCCTAACGGACATTGGGTCCCAGCGATACCGATGCCGTCGCTGCGGCAAGACCTTTTCGGTGGGGCAAAGTACCCGCCGGCAACGGATGCCCCATAAGAACCGCGGTATCTTTCTGGACCTGATGAACAAGGCTCCGTTTAACCGTATCTGCGAAAAGCACAGCATCAACATCGGCACGGTCTATCGGAAGTTGGACTTCATTCACCAGCAATGCCAAGCCTTTGTGGCCGACCGGGAGCGTAGGTTGGCAGACGGCCTGGAGATACCACGCCTCTACTTGGCGACTGACCGGCAGGACTACGCTATCAACTGGTCTTTTCGTAATGACAAGCGAAATGTCGTACTTCACGCTGCCGGCTCAGCCGACCAGAGCACCGGATACGTGTTTGGAATGCACCTGAACTTTGACTATGGACTCGACCCGGTGGCGGTCGAGGCTGATGCGGTCGCCTGCCACGATTATGCAGAGGCCTTTCCACATAGGAGATACGCACGGTTATGGCTGCGGCAAGACTACGCGGCGGCAGCGGCAAAAAGCCCGAAGCGTCCCAAGGTTGCGGGCTCGTTGAAGGCAGCGATTGACGGAACCTACGTTGCTGCCACTAGCCGTAATGACGTAGAGGTATTTGAATCCGTGAGCAGCAAGGAGCAGTTGCCGCTCACCGGGATGCAGGTTCATGCCGAGTACACACTTTACGGGCACTTCCTTCACTTGAAACGATTACTACCAGGTGCAGAGAAGTTTCGATTCTATCTGGACCAGGACTCAGGAATGCGGGCGGCATGTCTAGCTGCCTTCCAGCCGGAAATTCAGGCCCGGCGAGCAGACGCCTTCTACGTTCGCATTTTGAAAGAGACCACCACGGCCGAGAAGCGAAAAGCAGTGCTGGCGGCCAAGCGGGGATTCGACGCGGCAGCCGTCGCCAATCCAGGACTTTCGCCGGACGAGGTGAAGGTGCTCATGATGCGTGGAGAGCTCAGTCGGATACTAACGATTGGCCCCTGGTCAGACCGGTGGGCTGTTCATCCCCTGCCGAACTCCAGCGAGCCAGAGAAAGCGATGTGCTACGTGACGGACTACGGTGATTTGTCCGAGGAGCACCTGGCTAGGCTGTACCTGCGAGCAACGCTGCATCCGATTGACTGATTTTTCATGCAAGTCCGGCGCCGGTTGAGCCTACTGGAGCGTCCGATAGGGACGGCTAGCAAAGCGGGCCGGACCTGGTATGGTTACAGTGCCTATCGACCGGAAAACATCGTCAAGGTACTGGATATCTTTCGCGTGTATTACAACTACTCCTTACTGGGACAGGATAAGCAAACCCCAGCAATGAGGCTGGGGCTTGCGAAGGGGGTTATCGACCCAATCCTCTTGACTTAGCGGTCTGTCATCTAATTTTGGCAACTTTGCCATCTGGCCGCGCCAAGATATAATCGAGCATGTAACCAATTGATATAAATAGGCGTTATATGACGGCCTAAATATGCCAATATCGTTTCACGGCTAACGGACTACATTCATGGCGCCAATTTCCTTGCCGCCGCCCGCCGCGAGCCTCGGTTTTTCACCCGAAACCGTGAATTGCCATTCACGAATCTGATCGCTTTCCTGCTCACCGGCATTCGCGGCGCAGTTCAGGCGGAGCTTGATTCCTGCTTTGCCCTGCTTGCCGGAAGAACCCGCCTTTGTCGGGCGATCACGGCCAGTGCCTTCTCAAAGGCGCGCAGCCATCTGGTCGCCAATCTCTTTGAGCCGCTCAATACAGAATTGCTGCGCCTGGTCGATGAGGTCGTTCCGCAGCAGCCGGACTGGCAAGGCTTGCGGGTCTTGGCGGCGGATGCATCGAAGGTACGTCTGACCTTGCTTGACCTGGAAGGGCGCCGCCATATTCGAGAAGCGGCCATCTTCGGTTTGTTTCGGCCAGGGATCGAATTGTTCGACTCGCTGATTTTGCACAGTTCGCTGGTCGGCGAACGTCAGATGTTGTTTGAGCGGCTTGACCGACTCGGTGCTCAGGACATGCTGGTGCTTGATCGCGGGTATCCGGGTGCCTGGTTGGTCGCGGCGCTGTTGCATCGAGGTATCCCCTTTTGCATACGCTGTGATTCGTCCGCTTCCTTTTCTGCCATCACCCAGTTCATGCGATCCGGAGAAGATGAGGCGCAGGTGACATTGCCGCCACCGCATCGTCAGGATGCCATTGATTACGAGTGTCCGCGTCTGCCTTCTATGGTTCGCCTGATTCGTCAGGTGACGCCGACTGGCAAGGTACGGGTCTTGATGACCTCCTTGCTTGATACCGCGCGGTATCCGGCCACAAGCTTCTCAGCCCTTTATCACAGCCGTTGGCGTATCGAGGAGGCGTTCAAGCGCATCAAACACCGGCTCAATCTGGAGCACACGTCCGGCCTGACTTGGCTGGCCGCCTGCCAGGATGTTGGGGCCAAGATGGTGTGTGACAATCTCAATGCCCTGGCCACCTACCTGGCTGCGGAAGAGCGGCTGCCCAGCGATTCGCCATGGCGAGTGAATCGGACGATGGCCTTCAATACCGTACGTCGTATCTTGCCCCGAGTCTTGGCGGGTGTGCAGCAAATCACCACCCGAGTTACCAAGGAAATCTTCTCGGAAATCGTCAAAAACCTTCAGAAATTTATCCCTGATCGTGCTCGACCTCGGCCAAACCAGCGAAAGCCTCACCTGTCCTTTGCTTACAAACCCGCCGTATGACTATGGACTAAGTTGAGAGGATTGGTTATCGACCCACAGGAGGTACTCTACTTTCGATAGGCCGATAGCCCTTAATCCATTTTCAATAGATTAAGGAGGCGCTGATTAATTCCTTTCTCGCGTCGAACACGCAACGTAAGCTATTGATTGCATTGGGGCGGCAATTTCGTAAACCGATTAAATCAGCGCTTCCTTAAGTAAGTGGCTAGCCATAAGGCGGGTTTTTGCCGGATACCGAAACAGCCTTGATCATCTCAGCTTGATTTCCTTGTAAGCGACATGCTTGCGAACAACCGGGTCGTACTTCATGAACTCGAGCTTTCCCGGCGTCGTGCGCTTGTTCTTGGTAGTGGTATAGAAATGTCCGGTGCCGGCCGTGGATTCCAGTTTGATCTTCTCGCGACCGCCTTTGCTCTTGCTAGCCATCTTTATTCTCCTTCCCTATCAGACTTCGCCACGGGCACGCAGGTCGACGAGGACGGTATCGATACCGTTCTTGTCAATGAGGCGCAGGCCGGCATTCGAAACACGCAGGCGGACGAAGCGGTTCTCGCTTTCGACCCAGAAACGCCGATACTGCAGATTCGGCAGGAAGCGGCGCTTCGTTCTATTGTTGGCATGGGAAACCTTGTTCCCAACCATCGGGGCTTTCCCCGTTACTTGGCAGACTCGCGCCATGATCGATGCTCCAGAAATCGCTAGAAGAAAGCCCATCAGTATAACGAAGACTCCGGGGTTGTTTCAAGGTTTTTTTGCTTTCTACAGCAATCCGCGCTCGGCAAAGGAAAGCGGCGGGGCGCTCCCGGCGACGACGAAATGATCGAGAACCTTGACATCGACCAGGGCCAGCGCGGCTTTCAGATTCCGGGTCAGCATTTCGTCGGCCTGCGACGGCTCTGCAACCCCTGAAGGGTGGTTATGGGCGAGGATCACGGCCGCCGCATTCTGAGCGAGCGCCGCCTTGACCACCTCGCGTGGATAGACGCTGGTTTGCGTCAGCGTTCCGGTGAACAATTCCTCGGCCTTGATCAGGCGGTTCTGGGCATCCAGCCACATGGCCATGAAAACCTCGCTCGGACGGGTTGCGAGTTTTAGGCGCAGCCAGTCGCGAACCTTGCCCGGCGATGAAAAGACGGTCTCGCGGGCGGTCATGTCCTGAGCCAACGCCCGCCGGGCCAGTTCGAAACTCGCTTTCAGTTGCGCTGCCTTGGCGGTGCCGATGCCGGAAACGCTGGCCAGTTCTTCGAGCGAGGCGTCGACCAGCGCGCTCAGGCTGCCCTCGAAGCGCAGCAGCAGTTCGCGGGCGAGGTCAACGGCACTCTTGCCGCGCACGCCGACGCGCAGATAGATGGCCAGCAGTTCGGCGTCGGAGAGCACTTCCGCGCCGTGTGCCAGCAGTCGCTCGCGGGGCCGTTCGCCTTCCGGCCAGTCGGTGATCGCCATGGCAATTCCATTAGAATGTGGGTGTCGCTCATTCTAATGGCAAGACAATGGAATTACAGGGAAAGCGCATCGTGTTCGGGGTCACTGGCGGTATTGCCGCCTACAAGGCAGCCGAGTTGCTCCGCCTGCTGGGCAAACAAGGCGCCGAGGTGCAGGTGGCGATGACCGAGGGGGCGATGCATTTCGTGACGGCGACGACCTTCCAGGCGCTGTCCGGCAAGCCGGTGTTCAGCGACCAGTGGGATGCGCGGATGCCAAACGCGATGGCGCACATCGATCTGTCGCGCTCGGCCGACCTGATCCTGGTCGCTCCCGCCTCGGCCAATTTTCTGGCGCGCTGTGCCAATGGCTTCGCCGACGATCTGCTAGCCACCATGGTGCTGGCGCGCAATTGCCCGCTGCTACTGGCCCCGGCGATGAACCGCCAGATGTGGGAAAACCCGGCGACGCAGCGCAATGTCGTGCAATTGCAGGCCGACGGCGTGCAGTTCGTCGGTCCGGCCAGCGGCGAGCAGGCCTGCGGCGAAGTCGGCGTTGGTCGCATGGCGGAGCCGGCCGAAATTCTCGAGGAGGTGATCGCCCTCTTCACGCCCAAGGTGCTGGCCGGCAAAAAGGTTTTGCTTACCGCTGGCCCGACCTTCGAGGCGATCGATTCGGTACGCGGCATCACCAACCTGTCGTCGGGGCGCATGGGCTATGCGGTGGCGCGCGCGGCGCGCCAGGCAGGCGCCGCGGTGACGCTGGTTTCCGGTCCGGTCGCTTTTGACGCACCTTTCGGCGTCGACCGCATCGATGTCAGAAGCGCGCTCGACATGCACGCCGCCGTGCTGGAACGGGCCGCGGCTGCGGATATTTTTATCGCGGTGGCCGCGGTGGCCGATTACCGGGTCGCCAATGCAGCCGAACACAAGCTAAAGAAGGACGCGGGCGGGATTCCACCGATCGAGCTGATCGAAAATCCGGACATCCTCGCCGCAGTGGCGGCGCTGAAGGATGGGCCGTTCTGCGTCGGCTTCGCCGCCGAGAGCCGCAATCTCGAGGAATACGCGCAGGCCAAGCGGCAACGGAAGGGTATCCCGCTGATTGCCGGCAACCTGATCCAGCACGGTTTCGGCGGCGACGATAACCGCCTCGTACTGTTCGACGACCATGGCACGCACCCTCTGACGCCGGCGCCAAAATCCGTGCTCTCCAGCCAGCTCGTCCAACATATCGCCGATCTCATGGAAAAATACTGATGCGCCGTATCAGTGTGAATTTACCCGAGACCCCTCGATGGAGTGGGAGCCTTCTCCCACAAGGCTTTCAAGACCCCGCAGGTATCGCACAATGGTGAGACAAATTGGCGATGGTGGAGACATTTTTATAACGATCACGGGATGAAACGGTCTGGTATTTCAGAAGGCGCAGACCGGATGATCTCAGAGCAGTTATCGGTCAGGGCCTCAAAAAATCTGGCAAATATTGCATTGACACATTGGCAACACGGGGCGGCGACACAACATTTCGTTGGTGAGACAACACCCATCAGTTGCAAGTCCGGCTTTACCGCAAGGAGTCTAATAAGGCCAGGCTACTCGAAGGACAGGACTTCGTTAGACTTGAGGCGACACTATCAAGGGGCGCGCGTCAGGACTTCGATCTGCACCGGATAGTGGAGTTACCGCAGTTCGCAGACTGAGGTTCCTCCATCTGCGTATCCTTGGCTCAGATGGAGGCACTATCACCCTAGCAGCCTGTCGGGCTTGAGTTCGACCGATGGCGCGATTTCATAATCCGGGACGAATTGACACCTTTTGGGGCGAAATCGGGTTGTTTTTTCATGGAATTGCAATGCTCCTGTTCTATTTTCTCACTGCGGACGCAATACGGCCATGCGCTTCAAATTCCACGCGAGGCAAACCAGCGTCCATTCGTTCTTGACGTTAGAAAGACCGCGGAGCAGAAACTGGCGCAAGCCCATCACCGACTTGATGATGCCGAACACCGGGTCAACCGTCTGTTTGCGTAGCGCATAGGCGGCACGCCCCGTTCGTGTCTTGAGCGTGTGTTTCATGATCTCGACCGGCGAGGCGTCGCCCGCCAGCAGCAGCGGCTCGGTAAAACGTTCCCGCCAGTCCGGATGGTGCTCGTCGCGCTGGACGGCAATCAGCGGCTCACTGTTGGCGGCGAGACACGCCGCGACGTTCTTCGCGCTGTAATAGCCGGTGTCGGCCAGCCAGGTCTTGGGCTGATTTAGCCCTTCGGGGTTAGCCTGAACTTTCGCCAGCATGGGCTCAACCTGTTCTTTGTCGTTCGTGGCTTGAGTAACATGCGTGGCGAGGATGAGCATCGATTCGGTGTCAACGACCGCCTGCGCGTTATAGCACTGCTCAAAGCCGCCACCAGCCACCTTCATGATCCGCGATTCTTCGTCGGTCAGGTTGATCGGGTCGTTGGCTCGCGGGCCCGGCTCGGGAGGCTCCGGCTCCTTGCCACGGGGCTTCTTGCCCGTCTTTGCTTCCTTGGCCACACGAGCCGACATCTTGGCCTCGTACTCGGCCTGTTCCCCCGCGAACCGCTCCTGGGCTCGCGCTTCGATCTTGACCTTGGCCGCCGCAATCGCGGCCAAGCGATCTTCCCGGCGGGTGATCTCCTCGGGAATGCTGACCCCGTCCGGCACGACCGACTGGTCGGCCGCTGCGGCCAGCGCTAACAGTTCCTGCACTTCGGCCTTCAGATGGGCTTCGATCTTCTCGCAATGCCCGTACGACAAGGCGCTGTGCCGGCTAGCATTGGCGTGAATCTTGGTGCCATCCAGGCTTACCGTGCCAAAGCGCGAGAGTTGGTTCTCTCGGGCCACCTGTAGCACTTGAACAAACGCCGATTCAAATTCCTGGCCAAAGCGCGTCCTGAACGTCGCCAGGGTGTCGTGATCCGGATGCCGGTTGCAGGCAATGTACCGGAACGCCAGCGAGTCGTACGTTGCCCGTTCGATCTTGCGACTGGAGAACGTGCCCGTGGCGTAACCGTAGATCAGCAACGACAGCAGCGTCGCCGGATGGTAGGCCTCACTGCCTCTGCCCGCATAGGCCCGCTCCAGCGCCGAGAGGTCCAGCCCTTCGACCACATCCACAACGTACCGTGCCAAGTGCGCCTTGGGTAACCAATCCTGCACCGAAGGTGGGAGCAGGTAGTCCGTATCTCGATCTATCGGTTGAAAGGCCATTACCGTGCCCGTTGAAATAGTGGATATGATTATATCATATTTCTGGTTAAGTCCGACAGGCTGCTAGCCAATGTATTTCTTGAGCAGTCCGATTGAATTGCCAAACTTGTCATTTCGTCGGAACTAGTGTTTAATTGCATTAATAAACATAGTTAACTATGATGACTCCATCGAGTGTTACGAGATGGAGGCGGCGGTGTCGCGAGTTGCATCGGCGATTAATTGCACGGCAGAAGACAGAAAGGAACTGGAGCGGCTGAGCAAGAGTCGCACGGATGAAGCACGCCTGGTGGAGCGGGCGAAGCTTGTTCTGAGGTGCCTGACGGGGCGACGCAACGACGAAGTGGCGGCAGAGCTTGGCATTCAGGCGGCAACGGTAAGCACCTGGCGCAAGCGGTTTTCCAGCGAAGGCTTGGCGGGATTGCGGGATCGCCCCCGGCCTGGCAAACCGCCAGTCTATCCGGCGTCGGAATTGCGCCAACGCATTCTCAAGCAACTCGAAGCCCCGCCTCCGGCCGGGTTCTCGGGCTGGGACGGCGGCGCGCTGGCTCAAGCCCTCAACGTTTCTGATGACGCGGTGTGGCGTGTGCTGCGAAAGGAAGGCATCCAGCTTCGGCGACATCGTTCGTGGTGCGTGAGTACCGATCCGGAGTTTGCGGCCAAGTCGGCAGACGTCATCGGGTTGTATCTGAGTCCGCCGCAAAATGCCCTCGTGCTTAGCGTCGACGAAAAACCGTCGATTCAGGCGCTGGAAAGGAAAACCGGCTATGTTTGCACCAGTAGCGGCAAGATCGTGCGAGGACTGAAGAGCACCTACAAGCGACATGGCACGATCAACTTGTTCGCCGCCCTCAATGTTGCGACCGGCGAAATTAAATCGAAGACCACCCACACCAAGAAACGTCCTGACTTTCAGGCGTTCATGGACGAGTTGGTCGTTGATATTCCGGACGATCAGCAAATCCACGTCATTCTTGACAATTACAGCACCCACAAGAAAAACCACGAGTGGTTGGCCCGACATCCCAATGTTCACTTCCACTTCACCCCGACTTCAGCCAGTTGGCTCAACCAGATCAAGATTTGGTTCGGCATCTTCGCGCGCAAAACACTCAACGGCGCCAGCTTCGCCACCATCGAGCAGTTGGTACAGGCCATCGAGGCGTTTATCGCAACCTACAACCAATCCGCATCTCCTTTTGTTTGGCGCAAACGTGAAGTCAAGGGCGCTCAACTTAGAAATAAAATCGTTAATTTACGCAATTAAACACTAGCTCTATCCTAGGGTCGAAGCGCTCGATCCAATGACTTGTCAATATTTCGGGTTATTTGTCTTCAACGCGTCTTCCACGCTGTCACGAAGCCAAGCGGGTAGGTTCCAGTTCCCGTAGCGATCATTCCAACGACCACCCAGCATCTTGATGATGCTGTTCAAAGCCTTGTCGTATGGAAACCAGATCGTCAAATATGATGAATAATCTCGAAGAAATACCTTTCTGTTTCGGGCATAAAACACTTTCTCCTTGTAAGAGCATCTGGATGGTGTCTGGATAGTATCCTCGTTGGCATCGCTTACTACGATTGGCATATCCTCAGCCTTCTTCTTTGCTTCCGATCTAGCCTGCTTACGAAGTTCTTCTGCTGCCGGGTAGAAAATCCACTCCTTGTTGGCATGGCCATCAATTACGACTTTGGCTAGGCTGTCCCAGTCCCAAGTCTCTTGAAGCTCTGGATCGACAGTGATTTCAACCGGATTGAGTCCCTAAACTGCTGTAAATCGGGTGGCAGGTAGCCACCGCTTCGATTCGGTAAACTGACGTTGCGAGACGATCGATAACCGAAGGAGAGAAGCGATGACTGGGTATGAGGTTAGCGTAGGAACGGACTTGCTGCCAGGGCTTTTAAACGGGCAGGACG
This window harbors:
- a CDS encoding winged helix-turn-helix domain-containing protein translates to MSTRILLVEDDERLADLTAEYLTKNDLLVTIEPRGDRAEARILAEQPDLVILDVMLPGKDGFEVCRAVRPHYRGVILMLTARDEDFDQILGLEMGADDYIAKPVQPRVLLARIKALLRRLPATGGNHAGEAEKMVFGHFQISQATRTASLAGETIDLTTAEFDLLWLLASHAGNVLSRDDLLQELRGIGFDGLDRSIDARISRLRKKLNDDPENPTRIKTVRGKGYLFSKHDWN
- a CDS encoding fatty acid desaturase; translation: MLSGVFDLPWWGYVLVVLGITHVTIASVTIFLHRHQAHRALDLSPLPAHFFRFWLWLTTGMGTKEWAAVHRKHHAKCETPADPHSPQVLGINRVLWGGVFLYVKEAGNPETLRRYGHGTPDDWLERHIYMPGQKAGIILMLIIDVVLFGAVPGALIWGVQMVWIPFWAAGVINGLGHYWGYRNFNCADASTNIFPLGILIGGEELHNNHHSFATSAKLSNRWYEFDIGWMYIRILSALGMARVKKLAPVPKLVTPRPLVDGNTLEAVINNRYDVLASYAVSMKKLYHEELAGFQDKASYKELKRWLETDVGQIPEDWRKRIEEMLARSQNLATFYAMRAELTAVWNRTNASREQLITDLEAWCQKAEASGIRQLQEMSVRMRSYALA
- a CDS encoding disulfide bond formation protein B; its protein translation is MPWREVPVRAWFAALALGVFGLVAAGMELQNLLSLAPCPLCIFQRLLYMVIGLVALLGVLVPAGRLLWSPPIAVLAAGGAAVAGYQSWMQAFPHLATECSYSDPNTIERLVDWLGMLWPSLFLATGFCASRDWEFLGLSMANWSLLMFGGIVGYAALLFVRKD
- a CDS encoding IS4 family transposase — protein: MHGANFLAAARREPRFFTRNRELPFTNLIAFLLTGIRGAVQAELDSCFALLAGRTRLCRAITASAFSKARSHLVANLFEPLNTELLRLVDEVVPQQPDWQGLRVLAADASKVRLTLLDLEGRRHIREAAIFGLFRPGIELFDSLILHSSLVGERQMLFERLDRLGAQDMLVLDRGYPGAWLVAALLHRGIPFCIRCDSSASFSAITQFMRSGEDEAQVTLPPPHRQDAIDYECPRLPSMVRLIRQVTPTGKVRVLMTSLLDTARYPATSFSALYHSRWRIEEAFKRIKHRLNLEHTSGLTWLAACQDVGAKMVCDNLNALATYLAAEERLPSDSPWRVNRTMAFNTVRRILPRVLAGVQQITTRVTKEIFSEIVKNLQKFIPDRARPRPNQRKPHLSFAYKPAV
- the rpmG gene encoding 50S ribosomal protein L33 — protein: MASKSKGGREKIKLESTAGTGHFYTTTKNKRTTPGKLEFMKYDPVVRKHVAYKEIKLR
- the rpmB gene encoding 50S ribosomal protein L28 → MARVCQVTGKAPMVGNKVSHANNRTKRRFLPNLQYRRFWVESENRFVRLRVSNAGLRLIDKNGIDTVLVDLRARGEV
- the radC gene encoding DNA repair protein RadC, whose product is MAITDWPEGERPRERLLAHGAEVLSDAELLAIYLRVGVRGKSAVDLARELLLRFEGSLSALVDASLEELASVSGIGTAKAAQLKASFELARRALAQDMTARETVFSSPGKVRDWLRLKLATRPSEVFMAMWLDAQNRLIKAEELFTGTLTQTSVYPREVVKAALAQNAAAVILAHNHPSGVAEPSQADEMLTRNLKAALALVDVKVLDHFVVAGSAPPLSFAERGLL
- the coaBC gene encoding bifunctional phosphopantothenoylcysteine decarboxylase/phosphopantothenate--cysteine ligase CoaBC; this encodes MELQGKRIVFGVTGGIAAYKAAELLRLLGKQGAEVQVAMTEGAMHFVTATTFQALSGKPVFSDQWDARMPNAMAHIDLSRSADLILVAPASANFLARCANGFADDLLATMVLARNCPLLLAPAMNRQMWENPATQRNVVQLQADGVQFVGPASGEQACGEVGVGRMAEPAEILEEVIALFTPKVLAGKKVLLTAGPTFEAIDSVRGITNLSSGRMGYAVARAARQAGAAVTLVSGPVAFDAPFGVDRIDVRSALDMHAAVLERAAAADIFIAVAAVADYRVANAAEHKLKKDAGGIPPIELIENPDILAAVAALKDGPFCVGFAAESRNLEEYAQAKRQRKGIPLIAGNLIQHGFGGDDNRLVLFDDHGTHPLTPAPKSVLSSQLVQHIADLMEKY
- a CDS encoding IS1182 family transposase, with protein sequence MAFQPIDRDTDYLLPPSVQDWLPKAHLARYVVDVVEGLDLSALERAYAGRGSEAYHPATLLSLLIYGYATGTFSSRKIERATYDSLAFRYIACNRHPDHDTLATFRTRFGQEFESAFVQVLQVARENQLSRFGTVSLDGTKIHANASRHSALSYGHCEKIEAHLKAEVQELLALAAAADQSVVPDGVSIPEEITRREDRLAAIAAAKVKIEARAQERFAGEQAEYEAKMSARVAKEAKTGKKPRGKEPEPPEPGPRANDPINLTDEESRIMKVAGGGFEQCYNAQAVVDTESMLILATHVTQATNDKEQVEPMLAKVQANPEGLNQPKTWLADTGYYSAKNVAACLAANSEPLIAVQRDEHHPDWRERFTEPLLLAGDASPVEIMKHTLKTRTGRAAYALRKQTVDPVFGIIKSVMGLRQFLLRGLSNVKNEWTLVCLAWNLKRMAVLRPQ